In Lotus japonicus ecotype B-129 chromosome 5, LjGifu_v1.2, one genomic interval encodes:
- the LOC130719770 gene encoding agamous-like MADS-box protein AGL80 — MRGRVSLEYIADEVARKATYLRRKNGLLKKLKELTVLSGRIDACALIYSEFNDQPEQWPTSSLELQRIITKCRSYPELERGKKMLNLESLLDELILKANEKLAKMETKNREIQMSLRMFELLANKNITQTFTKDELNQTAWTIDEKLKQVEQRIIELNNNASTSQSQAQVADPTLAAADGGIMQGEAQAQVADPTLVADGEIMQGEAQAQVADGACMQAEAQVNHGQSYEMNKKATQDFASFLKHINGGDDDSSA, encoded by the coding sequence ATGCGAGGTAGGGTGAGTCTTGAGTACATTGCTGATGAAGTTGCAAGGAAGGCAACATACTTGAGAAGGAAAAATGGGCTACTAAAGAAGCTGAAAGAACTCACGGTCCTTTCTGGTAGAATTGATGCATGTGCTCTGATTTATAGTGAGTTTAATGACCAACCAGAGCAATGGCCAACATCCTCATTAGAGCTTCAAAGGATAATCACAAAGTGCAGGAGTTATCCGGAATTGGAGCGGGGTAAGAAGATGCTGAACCTAGAGAGCTTGTTGGATGAATTGATTCTGAAGGCCAATGAGAAATTAGCCAAAATGGAGACGAAGAACAGGGAGATACAGATGTCCTTGCGCATGTTTGAACTATTGGCCAATAAAAATATCACTCAAACTTTCACCAAGGATGAGCTGAATCAAACGGCTTGGACAATTGATGAGAAGTTGAAGCAGGTAGAACAGAGGATCATTGAACTAAACAACAATGCTTCAACTTCACAGAGCCAAGCTCAAGTGGCAGATCCAACATTGGCGGCTGCAGATGGAGGAATTATGCAAGGAGAGGCACAAGCTCAAGTGGCAGATCCAACATTGGTGGCAGATGGAGAAATTATGCAAGGAGAAGCACAAGCTCAAGTGGCAGATGGAGCATGTATGCAAGCAGAGGCACAGGTGAATCATGGCCAAAGTTATGAAATGAACAAGAAAGCCACACAAGATTTTGCATCTTTTCTTAAGCATATCAATGGTGGAGATGATGATTCTTCAGCTTAG
- the LOC130719771 gene encoding agamous-like MADS-box protein AGL80, producing the protein MRGRVSLEYIADEVARKATYLRRKNGLLKKLKELTVLSGRIDACALIYSEFNDQPEQWPTSSLELQRIITKFRSYPELERGKKMLNLESLLDELILKANEKLAKMETKNREIQMSLRMFELLANKNITQTFTKDELNQTAWTIDEKLKQVEQRIIELNNNASTSQSQAQVADPTLAAADGGIMQGEAQAQVADPTLVADGEIMQGEAQAQVADGACMQAEAQVNHGQSYEMNKKATQDFASFLKHINGGDDDSSA; encoded by the coding sequence ATGCGAGGTAGGGTGAGTCTTGAGTACATTGCTGATGAAGTTGCAAGGAAGGCAACATACTTGAGAAGGAAAAATGGGCTACTAAAGAAGCTGAAAGAACTCACGGTCCTTTCTGGTAGAATTGATGCATGTGCTCTGATTTATAGTGAGTTTAATGACCAACCAGAGCAATGGCCAACATCCTCATTAGAGCTTCAAAGGATAATCACAAAGTTCAGGAGTTATCCGGAATTGGAGCGGGGTAAGAAGATGCTGAACCTAGAGAGCTTGTTGGATGAATTGATTCTGAAGGCCAATGAGAAATTAGCCAAAATGGAGACGAAGAACAGGGAGATACAGATGTCCTTGCGCATGTTTGAACTATTGGCCAATAAAAATATCACTCAAACTTTCACCAAGGATGAGCTGAATCAAACGGCTTGGACAATTGATGAGAAGTTGAAGCAGGTAGAACAGAGGATCATTGAACTAAACAACAATGCTTCAACTTCACAGAGCCAAGCTCAAGTGGCAGATCCAACATTGGCGGCTGCAGATGGAGGAATTATGCAAGGAGAGGCACAAGCTCAAGTGGCAGATCCAACATTGGTGGCAGATGGAGAAATTATGCAAGGAGAAGCACAAGCTCAAGTGGCAGATGGAGCATGTATGCAAGCAGAGGCACAGGTGAATCATGGCCAAAGTTATGAAATGAACAAGAAAGCCACACAAGATTTTGCATCTTTTCTTAAGCATATCAATGGTGGAGATGATGATTCTTCAGCTTAG
- the LOC130719772 gene encoding agamous-like MADS-box protein AGL80, translating to MANIPIRASKDNHKVQELSELERGKKMLNLESLLDELILKANEKLAKMERKNREIQMSLRIEFSDQPEQWPTSSLELQRIITKFRSYPELERGKKMLNLESLLDELILKANEKLAKMETKNREIQMSLRMFELLANKNITQTFTKDELNQMAWTIEEKLKQVEQRIIELNNNASTSQSQAQVADPTLAAADGGIMQGEAQAQVADPTLVADGEIMQGEAQAQVADGACMQAEAQVNHGQSYEMNKKATQDFASFLKHINGGDDDSSA from the exons ATGGCCAACATCCCCATTAGAGCTTCAAAGGATAATCACAAAGTTCAGGAGTTATCCGAATTGGAGCGGGGTAAGAAGATGCTGAACCTGGAGAGCTTGTTGGATGAATTGATTCTGAAGGCCAATGAGAAATTAGCCAAAATGGAGAGGAAGAACAGGGAGATACAGATGTCATTGCGCAT TGAGTTTAGTGACCAACCAGAGCAATGGCCAACATCCTCATTAGAGCTTCAAAGGATAATCACAAAGTTCAGGAGTTATCCGGAATTGGAGCGGGGTAAGAAGATGCTGAACCTTGAGAGCTTGTTGGATGAATTGATTCTGAAGGCCAATGAGAAATTAGCCAAAATGGAGACGAAGAACAGGGAGATACAGATGTCCTTGCGCATGTTTGAACTATTGGCCAATAAAAATATCACTCAAACTTTCACCAAGGATGAGCTGAATCAAATGGCTTGGACAATTGAAGAGAAGTTGAAGCAGGTAGAACAGAGGATCATTGAACTAAACAACAATGCTTCAACTTCACAGAGCCAAGCTCAAGTGGCAGATCCAACATTGGCGGCTGCAGATGGAGGAATTATGCAAGGAGAGGCACAAGCTCAAGTGGCAGATCCAACATTGGTGGCAGATGGAGAAATTATGCAAGGAGAAGCACAAGCTCAAGTGGCAGATGGAGCATGTATGCAAGCAGAGGCACAGGTGAATCATGGCCAAAGTTATGAAATGAACAAGAAAGCCACACAAGATTTTGCATCTTTTCTTAAGCATATCAATGGTGGAGATGATGATTCTTCAGCTTAG